One part of the Nitrosophilus kaiyonis genome encodes these proteins:
- a CDS encoding sulfate adenylyltransferase, with product MKYSRKNKTLYIDQEALATLALAKEGILNPVTHLMNKEEAQEVDKTKTYKGKTFPFSFILAPSGKKNEDILKNAKKGEILDLIVNEKKVGEIKIDEIFKINPKERVKNIYGTDDLSHPGVQDTLKRLGNYAVSGEYEVDFEQIKKTKEIIKKAKKEVGAKNITAIMMAAKPLHRAHERLIRLSLENSDLIVIFLLKPYSKDEFSYELRYKTVNYFVKNYLPKNRVVIVPLENTYIFAGFNEVILDAIVAQNFGCNKLVVGKNHAGVGLYYDKNTIKSVFDILKGININIETISEFVYCNECKTLVSTNTCPHGSHHHIHYNSESILELLKQGILPPAVLVRKEISAIMLSELFPNRFKNLEKLYYNFIPFSGIMEENSEKDFYIELMKLYQTTSLT from the coding sequence ATGAAATATTCAAGAAAAAATAAAACTCTTTATATTGATCAAGAGGCTCTTGCAACTTTAGCTTTAGCAAAAGAGGGAATATTAAATCCAGTTACACATCTTATGAACAAAGAAGAGGCTCAAGAAGTAGATAAAACGAAAACTTATAAAGGAAAAACATTCCCTTTCTCTTTTATTCTTGCTCCCAGTGGTAAAAAAAATGAAGATATTTTAAAAAATGCAAAAAAAGGCGAAATTTTAGATTTAATAGTAAATGAAAAAAAAGTTGGTGAAATAAAAATAGATGAGATATTCAAAATTAACCCAAAAGAGAGAGTGAAAAATATATACGGTACAGACGATTTATCTCATCCAGGTGTTCAAGATACATTAAAAAGACTTGGAAATTATGCTGTTTCTGGAGAGTACGAAGTAGATTTTGAACAGATTAAAAAAACAAAAGAGATTATTAAAAAAGCAAAAAAAGAGGTTGGTGCAAAAAATATTACTGCTATTATGATGGCAGCAAAACCTCTTCATAGAGCACATGAAAGATTGATTAGACTAAGTCTTGAAAATAGCGATCTTATCGTTATATTTTTATTAAAACCATATTCAAAAGATGAGTTTTCATATGAGCTTAGATATAAAACAGTAAACTATTTTGTTAAAAATTATCTACCAAAAAACAGAGTAGTTATTGTCCCATTAGAAAATACATATATTTTTGCAGGTTTTAATGAGGTCATACTTGATGCAATAGTTGCACAAAATTTTGGATGTAATAAATTAGTTGTTGGGAAAAATCATGCTGGAGTTGGACTTTATTATGATAAAAATACAATAAAAAGTGTTTTTGATATTTTAAAGGGTATTAATATAAATATAGAAACTATTAGTGAATTTGTTTATTGTAATGAGTGCAAAACATTAGTAAGTACAAATACATGTCCCCATGGAAGCCATCACCATATTCATTACAATAGTGAATCGATACTTGAACTTTTAAAACAAGGTATTTTGCCTCCTGCAGTTTTAGTTAGAAAAGAGATAAGCGCTATTATGCTAAGCGAACTTTTTCCAAATAGATTTAAAAATTTAGAAAAATTATATTATAACTTTATACCCTTTTCTGGCATTATGGAAGAAAATAGCGAAAAAGATTTTTATATCGAGCTAATGAAGCTATATCAGACAACATCTTTAACTTAA
- a CDS encoding phosphatidylglycerophosphatase A family protein: MDFQKCFITGCYTGLLPKAPGTWGSIFGAILAFLILQILPQSSLFLLAILVTIVAIKEINKYERKTNTHDDKKIVIDEIVGIWIAISILPSISIFWIVIAFFLFRFFDITKISYIGKLEKNLKGAIAVMADDILAGILSGLLTGIFYVISKKFILI, from the coding sequence ATGGATTTTCAAAAATGTTTTATAACTGGCTGTTATACAGGTCTTTTGCCAAAAGCTCCAGGTACCTGGGGAAGTATATTTGGTGCCATTTTAGCTTTTTTAATATTACAAATTTTACCTCAATCTTCTCTATTTTTATTAGCAATTCTTGTAACAATAGTTGCAATAAAAGAGATTAATAAATATGAAAGAAAAACAAACACTCATGATGATAAAAAAATTGTAATTGATGAAATTGTTGGTATTTGGATTGCGATAAGTATATTGCCATCAATTTCAATTTTTTGGATTGTTATAGCTTTTTTTCTTTTTAGATTTTTTGATATTACAAAAATCTCATATATAGGAAAGTTAGAAAAAAATTTAAAAGGTGCGATTGCTGTAATGGCAGATGATATTTTAGCCGGGATTCTTTCAGGCCTTCTTACAGGTATTTTTTATGTAATTTCTAAAAAATTTATCTTGATTTAA